Genomic DNA from Candidatus Koribacter versatilis Ellin345:
CTGCTGGAGATCACGCGTGGGCGCGCCTTCTGCCTGTTCACCAGCTACGCGCAGATGAACGACGTCTACGACCGGCTGCTCGGGGAACTCGATTATCCGATGCTGAAGCAGGGCGATGCACCGAAATCAGCACTGCTCGAAGAGTTCCGCACTACGCCCGGTGCGGTGCTGTTCGCGACCAGTTCTTTCTGGCAGGGCGTGGATGTGCAGGGCGAACAGCTGAGCTGCGTCATCATCGACCGGCTGCCGTTCGCGGTGCCGAACGATCCCGTGGTTGCCGCGCGGATCCGCGCCATTGATGCCGATGGCGGCAATGCGTTCTTCGACTACCAGGTGCCGAGCGCGGTCATCGCGTTGAAGCAGGGCTTCGGCAGGCTGATCCGCTCCCTGCACGATCGCGGCGTGGTGTGTCTACTCGATAATCGAATTCTGAAGAAGCAATACGGACGTGTGTTTGTGGAGAGCCTGCCAAAATACTGGCGTACGACCGACATTCGTAAGGTCGAGGAGTTTTTCGCAGGGCCCGAAGCGGATTAGTGCTGGCGGTCCGCCTTTGCGCATCTTATCCAGGATGCGAACTTCATCCATCGTTGGCGCTGCATTCTTAGGTATCGCGACGGGACTTCGCTCCATAACCGGCTTGGCCGCGTTGTCGCAGGCAGCGCGCCGACAGCTTGTCGAAGTTCCGTTCGCATGGCTCGGTTCAGAGAAGGTCGCCGAAGGCCTCGCGATTGCCGCGGGCGCCGAATACTTAGGCGACAAATTGCCCTTCGTTCCCGCACGCACCGAAACCGGTCCGCTGGCGGGACGGATGTTGTTTGGCGCGCTCTGCGGTGCGCTGGTGGCAGAGCCGGAGTCGCGGGCGGCCGCGATGGTTGCGGGAGTGATCGGGGCTGCAGGCGCGGCGTTCGCAGGATTTCACATGCGAAGGCGAATCACGCAGGATGGTGCGATGGACCTTCCTGTTGCCTTGGCAGAAGATGCGATTGCCATAACGTTTGCGGCAGCTGGTATCGCAGTCGCTAGTTTCCGGCGCGATCGGCAGCGCAGACCCTTGAGAGCTTCGTAATCGACAGGGGTCCTTCGACTGCGCGTCGCGCTTCGCACGACTCCGCTCAGGATGACCGGGGGACTAGAGTTCTATTTCCATGAAGACATCGGCGCGGACGAATGGCGATGGGTGCGCCGGAACGTGCTTGAAGCCTACGGATTCATAGAGGTGAATTGCGCTCCCCAGCTTGTGACTGGTCTCGAGGCGCAGGCGTTT
This window encodes:
- a CDS encoding DUF4126 family protein, giving the protein MRTSSIVGAAFLGIATGLRSITGLAALSQAARRQLVEVPFAWLGSEKVAEGLAIAAGAEYLGDKLPFVPARTETGPLAGRMLFGALCGALVAEPESRAAAMVAGVIGAAGAAFAGFHMRRRITQDGAMDLPVALAEDAIAITFAAAGIAVASFRRDRQRRPLRAS